In Danaus plexippus chromosome 6, MEX_DaPlex, whole genome shotgun sequence, a single window of DNA contains:
- the LOC116779024 gene encoding uncharacterized protein LOC116779024: MYKIIIFLCLCLVVIEGRPRWQYLPEVPGYVPVYIRNGDTPLEEINPELAEAFHALPSGRSAGKQVEASEAIETEQGNIPEKPSYNDRRHEKKALEKKKKYENVRPAERR; the protein is encoded by the exons atgtataaaataataatctttttgtGTTTATGTCTGGTTGTCATAG AGGGACGGCCTAGATGGCAGTATTTACCGGAAGTGCCGGGTTATGTACCGGTTTATATTAGGAATGGGGACACTCCTTTGGAAGAGATCAATCCCGAGCTAGCGGAAGCATTCCACGCCCTACCCTCAGGACGAAGTGCTGGTAAGCAAGTAGAAGCTTCTGAAGCTATAGAAACCGAACAAGGGAACATTCCAGAAAAACCGTCCTACAACGATCGCCGCCACGAAAAGAAAGctctagaaaagaaaaagaaatacgaGAACGTCAGGCCCGCAGAACGCAGATAG
- the LOC116779023 gene encoding mediator of RNA polymerase II transcription subunit 30 isoform X1 has protein sequence MAGQGHQFPGNFQGNAGAMRTGFGGGPMGNQMQAMPNQLTGVMGGPMGNAGMVGMGNQMVPPYGAAMPGQMGNMSMGNQGMGVGVGTGPAGLGPQAVQQAGRGMQVAAVQAAAPPPAPVNHPPQNKEFNTASLCKFGQETVQDIVSRTQDVFQTLKAIQPPNGTQHGENASNDKKAKMQEQLRTIRLLFKRLRLIYEKCNETCQGMEYTHMESLIPLKDEAENKALDERRNTETYRQVLEENKELTEQVVLKNKQLREVITNLRTIIWEINVMLTMRKS, from the exons ATGGCTGGTCAAGGGCATCAGTTTCCTGGAAATTTCCAGGGTAATGCTGGAGCTATGAGGACAGGTTTCGGCGGAGGACCCATGGGCAACCAAATGCAGGCTATGCCCAATCAATTAACTG GTGTGATGGGTGGGCCAATGGGTAATGCAGGTATGGTTGGTATGGGTAATCAGATGGTCCCGCCCTATGGAGCAGCAATGCCAGGACAGATGGGAAATATGAGTATGGGGAATCAA GGTATGGGGGTTGGAGTAGGCACTGGGCCAGCAGGTCTTGGACCTCAAGCGGTACAACAAGCAGGTAGAG GTATGCAAGTAGCCGCCGTACAAGCTGCTGCACCTCCTCCTGCTCCGGTGAATCACCCTCCACAGAACAAAGAGTTCAATACAGCCTCCTTATGCAA ATTCGGTCAAGAAACTGTTCAAGATATAGTAAGCAGGACACAAGATGTGTTCCAAACTCTGAAAGCTATACAACCACCTAACGGAACACAACACGGTGAGAATGCTAGCAATGATAAGAAAGCAAAGATGCAGGAACAATTGAGGACGATTAGGCTTCTGTTCAAACGGCTGAGGCTCATATATGAAAAGTGTAACGAGACATGTCAG GGTATGGAGTACACACACATGGAGAGTTTAATACCACTGAAAGATGAAGCAGAAAATAAGGCTTTGGATGAGAGACGGAACACTGAGACTTATAGACAAGTGTTGGAAGAAAACAAGGAACTCACTGAGcag gtggtattaaaaaataagcagCTGAGGGAAGTGATAACCAATCTTAGGACAATAATATGGGAGATAAATGTGATGTTGACGATGAGAAAGTCATAG
- the LOC116779023 gene encoding mediator of RNA polymerase II transcription subunit 30 isoform X2, which translates to MAGQGHQFPGNFQGNAGAMRTGFGGGPMGNQMQAMPNQLTGVMGGPMGNAGMVGMGNQMVPPYGAAMPGQMGNMSMGNQGMGVGVGTGPAGLGPQAVQQAGMQVAAVQAAAPPPAPVNHPPQNKEFNTASLCKFGQETVQDIVSRTQDVFQTLKAIQPPNGTQHGENASNDKKAKMQEQLRTIRLLFKRLRLIYEKCNETCQGMEYTHMESLIPLKDEAENKALDERRNTETYRQVLEENKELTEQVVLKNKQLREVITNLRTIIWEINVMLTMRKS; encoded by the exons ATGGCTGGTCAAGGGCATCAGTTTCCTGGAAATTTCCAGGGTAATGCTGGAGCTATGAGGACAGGTTTCGGCGGAGGACCCATGGGCAACCAAATGCAGGCTATGCCCAATCAATTAACTG GTGTGATGGGTGGGCCAATGGGTAATGCAGGTATGGTTGGTATGGGTAATCAGATGGTCCCGCCCTATGGAGCAGCAATGCCAGGACAGATGGGAAATATGAGTATGGGGAATCAA GGTATGGGGGTTGGAGTAGGCACTGGGCCAGCAGGTCTTGGACCTCAAGCGGTACAACAAGCAG GTATGCAAGTAGCCGCCGTACAAGCTGCTGCACCTCCTCCTGCTCCGGTGAATCACCCTCCACAGAACAAAGAGTTCAATACAGCCTCCTTATGCAA ATTCGGTCAAGAAACTGTTCAAGATATAGTAAGCAGGACACAAGATGTGTTCCAAACTCTGAAAGCTATACAACCACCTAACGGAACACAACACGGTGAGAATGCTAGCAATGATAAGAAAGCAAAGATGCAGGAACAATTGAGGACGATTAGGCTTCTGTTCAAACGGCTGAGGCTCATATATGAAAAGTGTAACGAGACATGTCAG GGTATGGAGTACACACACATGGAGAGTTTAATACCACTGAAAGATGAAGCAGAAAATAAGGCTTTGGATGAGAGACGGAACACTGAGACTTATAGACAAGTGTTGGAAGAAAACAAGGAACTCACTGAGcag gtggtattaaaaaataagcagCTGAGGGAAGTGATAACCAATCTTAGGACAATAATATGGGAGATAAATGTGATGTTGACGATGAGAAAGTCATAG
- the LOC116778807 gene encoding RNA-binding protein 38-like isoform X1: MLMAGALPAESDGLLALGSLPGQKDTTWTKLFVGGLPYHTTDKSLREHFAVYGDIEEAVVITDRQTSKSRGYGFVIMGDRAAAERACKDPNPIIDGRKANVNLAILGAKPRGNLAPGFGLAAAAAAGVRAGYPTVLPAHYGLSPGYVYGAPGYVGAMSGVGASVGTGGGLVQLPQLQHAAAVAAANHLYEYQAAAAQGAAAYQQQYAAAGFDPYATAAAAAAAASGAGYMSPYYTLQGGGVQAPLLPPLPYPPQLQEARMQ, translated from the exons ATGTTGATGGCGGGCGCTCTGCCGGCCGAGTCCGATGGACTGCTGGCATTGGGTTCGCTCCCCGGCCAGAAAGACACCACCTGGACGAAACTGTTCGTCGGCGGCCTCCCATATCACACCACGGATAAGAGCCTAAGGGAACACTTCGCTGTTTACGGGGACATCGAGGAGGCTGTTGTCATTACAGACAGACAAACCAGCAAAAGCAGAGGATATGGTTTT GTAATAATGGGCGATCGGGCAGCTGCTGAACGCGCCTGCAAGGATCCCAACCCTATTATCGACGGCAGGAAAGCAAACGTCAACTTAGCAATCCTTGGAGCAAAGCCCAGAGGAAATTTGGCGCcag GCTTCGGACTCGCAGCGGCCGCAGCGGCAGGCGTCCGTGCAGGATATCCTACAGTACTGCCCGCACATTATGG GTTGTCCCCGGGGTACGTGTACGGTGCCCCCGGATATGTGGGGGCCATGAGCGGGGTGGGCGCCAGCGTGGGTACTGGAGGGGGGCTGGTGCAGTTGCCGCAACTACAACACGCTGCGGCCGTGGCTGCTGCGAACCACCTTTATGAATACCAGGCAGCTGCCGCTCAAGGAGCAGCTGCATACCAACAGCAATACGCTGCTGCTGGATTCGATCCGTATGCAACTGCTGCAG cagcagcagcagcagcCAGCGGTGCAGGCTACATGTCTCCATACTACACTCTTCAAGGCGGCGGTGTGCAGGCGCCATTATTGCCACCATTGCCATATCCACCACAGCTCCAAGAAGCACGAATGCAATAA
- the LOC116778807 gene encoding RNA-binding protein 24-B-like isoform X2, producing MLMAGALPAESDGLLALGSLPGQKDTTWTKLFVGGLPYHTTDKSLREHFAVYGDIEEAVVITDRQTSKSRGYGFVIMGDRAAAERACKDPNPIIDGRKANVNLAILGAKPRGNLAPGFGLAAAAAAGVRAGYPTVLPAHYGLSPGYVYGAPGYVGAMSGVGASVGTGGGLVQLPQLQHAAAVAAANHLYEYQAAAAQGAAAYQQQYAAAGFDPYATAAAAAAASGAGYMSPYYTLQGGGVQAPLLPPLPYPPQLQEARMQ from the exons ATGTTGATGGCGGGCGCTCTGCCGGCCGAGTCCGATGGACTGCTGGCATTGGGTTCGCTCCCCGGCCAGAAAGACACCACCTGGACGAAACTGTTCGTCGGCGGCCTCCCATATCACACCACGGATAAGAGCCTAAGGGAACACTTCGCTGTTTACGGGGACATCGAGGAGGCTGTTGTCATTACAGACAGACAAACCAGCAAAAGCAGAGGATATGGTTTT GTAATAATGGGCGATCGGGCAGCTGCTGAACGCGCCTGCAAGGATCCCAACCCTATTATCGACGGCAGGAAAGCAAACGTCAACTTAGCAATCCTTGGAGCAAAGCCCAGAGGAAATTTGGCGCcag GCTTCGGACTCGCAGCGGCCGCAGCGGCAGGCGTCCGTGCAGGATATCCTACAGTACTGCCCGCACATTATGG GTTGTCCCCGGGGTACGTGTACGGTGCCCCCGGATATGTGGGGGCCATGAGCGGGGTGGGCGCCAGCGTGGGTACTGGAGGGGGGCTGGTGCAGTTGCCGCAACTACAACACGCTGCGGCCGTGGCTGCTGCGAACCACCTTTATGAATACCAGGCAGCTGCCGCTCAAGGAGCAGCTGCATACCAACAGCAATACGCTGCTGCTGGATTCGATCCGTATGCAACTGCTGCAG cagcagcagcagcCAGCGGTGCAGGCTACATGTCTCCATACTACACTCTTCAAGGCGGCGGTGTGCAGGCGCCATTATTGCCACCATTGCCATATCCACCACAGCTCCAAGAAGCACGAATGCAATAA